A stretch of Pseudomonas sp. CCC3.1 DNA encodes these proteins:
- the fliH gene encoding flagellar assembly protein FliH, protein MSNGESPGDVIRAKDVGAFDVWGLPSFDPYQEPDEEPEPEPVEELPVDSEEVPLDEVQPLTLEELESIRQEAWNEGFATGEKEGFHSTQLKVRQEAEVALSAKVGSLERLMSSLLAPLAEQDQQLEKAMVGLVEHMTRLVIQRELKTDSSHIEQVLRDGLKLLPMGADNIRLFINPQDFDQIKALRERHDEHWRIVEDDSLQPGGCRIETEHSRIDASIETRIKLSMSQLFDQLHEQSLHPAAPDIDVDLDQSDAP, encoded by the coding sequence GTGAGCAATGGTGAGTCGCCCGGAGATGTAATTCGCGCCAAGGATGTCGGGGCTTTCGATGTATGGGGGCTGCCCAGTTTTGACCCTTACCAAGAGCCGGACGAAGAGCCGGAGCCCGAGCCGGTTGAAGAACTCCCTGTCGACAGCGAAGAAGTGCCGCTCGACGAAGTGCAGCCGCTGACCCTCGAAGAACTCGAAAGCATCCGCCAGGAAGCCTGGAACGAAGGCTTTGCCACGGGCGAAAAAGAAGGCTTTCACAGCACCCAGCTCAAGGTGCGCCAAGAAGCGGAAGTGGCCTTGAGTGCCAAAGTCGGCAGTCTTGAGCGCCTGATGAGCAGTTTGCTGGCGCCGTTGGCCGAACAAGACCAGCAACTTGAAAAAGCCATGGTCGGGTTGGTCGAACACATGACCCGGTTGGTGATTCAGCGCGAGCTGAAAACCGATTCAAGCCATATCGAACAGGTGCTGCGTGACGGCTTGAAACTGCTGCCGATGGGCGCTGACAACATTCGCCTGTTTATCAACCCGCAAGACTTTGACCAGATCAAAGCCCTGCGCGAGCGCCATGACGAGCACTGGCGGATTGTCGAAGACGACAGCCTGCAACCCGGAGGCTGCCGCATCGAGACTGAGCACAGTCGCATCGACGCCAGCATTGAAACGCGGATCAAGCTGTCGATGAGTCAGTTGTTTGATCAGCTGCACGAGCAATCGCTGCACCCGGCGGCACCAGACATCGACGTCGATCTGGACCAATCCGATGCGCCTTAA
- the fliI gene encoding flagellar protein export ATPase FliI: MRLKRTSFAKRLGSYAPAVSLPAQPVVEGRLLRMVGLTLEAEGLRAAMGSRCLVINDDSFHPVEVEAEVMGFSGSKIFLMPVGSVAGIAPGARVVPLADTGRLPMGMSMLGRVLDGAGRALDGKGPMKAEDWVPMDGPTINPLKRDPISVPLDVGIRSINGLLTVGRGQRLGLFAGTGVGKSVLLGMMTRFTEADIIVVGLIGERGREVKEFIEHILGAEGLKRSVVVASPADDAPLMRLRAAMYCTRIAEYFRDKGKNVLLLMDSLTRFAQAQREIALAIGEPPATKGYPPSVFAKLPKLVERAGNAEAGGGSITAFYTVLSEGDDQQDPIADSARGVLDGHIVLSRRLAEEGHYPAIDIEASISRVMPSVVSAEHMRRAQQFKQLWSRFQQARDLISVGAYVPGGDRETDTAISLQPAMVAYLRQGLNDNISLGESSGHLGTIFAPAAGG; the protein is encoded by the coding sequence ATGCGCCTTAAGCGCACCAGCTTCGCCAAGCGCTTGGGCAGCTACGCCCCGGCGGTGTCATTACCCGCGCAACCGGTGGTCGAAGGGCGCCTGTTGCGCATGGTCGGCCTGACCCTCGAAGCCGAAGGCCTGCGTGCCGCCATGGGCAGTCGCTGCCTGGTGATCAACGACGACAGCTTTCACCCGGTCGAAGTTGAAGCCGAAGTCATGGGGTTTTCCGGCAGCAAAATTTTCTTGATGCCAGTGGGCAGCGTGGCAGGCATCGCGCCGGGTGCTCGGGTGGTGCCGTTGGCGGATACCGGTCGTTTGCCGATGGGCATGAGCATGCTCGGTCGGGTGCTCGACGGCGCGGGCCGGGCGCTGGATGGCAAAGGTCCGATGAAGGCCGAAGACTGGGTGCCGATGGACGGCCCGACCATCAACCCGCTCAAGCGTGACCCTATCAGCGTGCCGCTGGACGTGGGCATTCGCAGCATCAACGGTTTATTGACGGTTGGCCGCGGCCAGCGTCTGGGCCTGTTTGCCGGTACGGGTGTGGGCAAGAGCGTGCTGTTGGGCATGATGACGCGCTTCACCGAGGCCGACATCATCGTGGTCGGTCTGATCGGGGAGCGGGGCCGTGAGGTCAAGGAGTTCATCGAGCATATTCTCGGAGCAGAAGGCCTCAAGCGTTCGGTGGTGGTCGCGTCGCCTGCCGATGACGCGCCGCTGATGCGTCTGCGGGCGGCCATGTACTGCACGCGGATTGCCGAGTACTTTCGCGACAAGGGCAAAAACGTCCTGCTGCTGATGGACTCCCTGACCCGTTTCGCCCAGGCCCAGCGAGAAATTGCCCTGGCCATTGGCGAGCCGCCCGCGACCAAGGGCTATCCGCCGTCCGTGTTCGCCAAGCTGCCCAAGCTGGTTGAGCGGGCCGGTAATGCGGAGGCCGGTGGCGGTTCGATTACTGCGTTTTACACCGTTTTGTCCGAAGGCGATGACCAGCAAGACCCGATTGCCGACTCGGCGCGGGGTGTGCTCGACGGCCACATCGTGCTGTCGCGGCGTTTGGCCGAAGAAGGCCATTACCCGGCCATCGACATTGAAGCGTCCATCAGCCGGGTCATGCCCTCGGTGGTCAGCGCCGAGCACATGCGCCGTGCGCAGCAATTCAAGCAGCTGTGGTCGCGCTTCCAGCAAGCGCGGGACTTGATCAGCGTGGGTGCTTACGTGCCGGGTGGCGACCGCGAGACCGACACGGCCATCAGTTTGCAGCCCGCGATGGTGGCGTACCTGCGTCAAGGGCTGAACGACAACATCAGCCTGGGCGAAAGCAGCGGCCACCTGGGCACAATCTTCGCTCCAGCCGCGGGGGGTTAA
- the fliJ gene encoding flagellar export protein FliJ, with protein MASGGRAARLAPVVEMAEKTEKAAAQRLGHFQGQVNLANSKLGDLENFRGEYQLQWVERGSQGVTGQWLRNYQYFLNQLETAVGQQRQSLQWHENNLNKARETWQQAYARVEGLRKLVQRYADEARQLEDKREQKLMDELSQRLPRQQVY; from the coding sequence ATGGCCAGCGGAGGAAGAGCGGCGCGTCTGGCGCCGGTGGTCGAAATGGCCGAAAAAACCGAGAAGGCCGCCGCCCAGCGTCTGGGGCATTTTCAGGGGCAGGTCAATCTGGCCAACAGCAAACTCGGCGACCTTGAGAACTTTCGTGGCGAATACCAGTTGCAATGGGTCGAGCGCGGCAGCCAGGGCGTGACCGGTCAATGGCTGCGTAACTACCAATACTTCCTCAATCAGCTCGAAACAGCGGTTGGCCAGCAGCGTCAGAGCTTGCAGTGGCATGAAAACAACCTCAACAAAGCCCGCGAGACCTGGCAGCAGGCCTATGCCCGGGTCGAAGGGCTGCGCAAGCTGGTCCAGCGCTACGCCGACGAAGCACGCCAGCTCGAAGACAAGCGCGAACAAAAACTGATGGATGAACTGTCCCAGCGCCTGCCACGCCAACAGGTTTATTGA
- a CDS encoding STAS domain-containing protein produces the protein MAVTSHVSGDGKKLTIAIKGRFDFGTHQAFREAYEKSEKKPDSIVVDLKEATYLDSSALGMLLLLRDHAGGDNSDVRVVNSNADVRKVLAISNFDKLFDIN, from the coding sequence ATGGCAGTGACTTCGCACGTATCAGGCGATGGCAAAAAGCTGACGATTGCCATCAAGGGCCGGTTTGATTTTGGCACGCATCAAGCATTTCGTGAGGCTTACGAAAAGAGCGAAAAAAAGCCCGACTCGATTGTCGTGGATTTAAAAGAAGCCACCTACCTCGACAGTTCGGCGCTGGGCATGCTGTTGTTGCTGCGTGACCATGCAGGGGGCGATAACTCGGATGTGCGGGTGGTGAACAGCAACGCTGATGTCCGCAAAGTGCTGGCGATCTCCAACTTCGACAAGCTGTTCGACATTAATTGA
- a CDS encoding fused response regulator/phosphatase: MSSPLPQAHGLTILIAEDSAADRLLLASIVQRQGHNVLLVSNGAEAVEVFRQQRPHLVLMDGLMPVMDGFEATRQIKALAGEVLVPVIFLTSLNHADALTRTLEAGGDDVLIKPYNPLLLAAKITVMDRLRRLQETVLQQRDLIARHNEYLLNEQRVAKAVFDRVAHSGCLSAGNIRYRQSPYALFNGDLLLAAYTPSGDTHVLLADFTGHGLPAAIGAMPLSEVFYSMTAKGYGLGEMLREMNAKLKRILPVDMFCCATLVCVSAARRSVEVWSGGMPDGYLQARAAGQRITLTSQHLPLGVLKAKAFDHSTQVLPMLPGDQLFLLTDGVTETSGPDDQLFGVERLQRVLEANREPQHLIDEVEQALRDFQGCTRDDVSMVQITSQLPEHPGMPVMLYTDSGQCSPLDWSASFEFRASTLQQFNPLPYLLHLLMEVHGLRAQGAVIHSVLSELYSNALEHGVLGLDSQLKRDAEGFTRYYQLRNQRLAKLQSGFVRVSMQVMPGPRGGRLALDVEDSGQGFDVAKMLARPLERDRLSGRGLNLVRQLCPAARWSDEGRKSTVEFSWEALA, encoded by the coding sequence TTGAGCAGCCCATTGCCGCAAGCGCATGGCCTGACGATATTGATCGCCGAGGACAGCGCCGCTGATAGGCTGTTGTTGGCCAGTATCGTGCAGCGCCAGGGCCATAACGTCTTGTTGGTCAGTAATGGCGCCGAGGCGGTGGAGGTATTCCGCCAGCAGCGCCCGCATCTGGTGCTGATGGACGGCCTGATGCCCGTGATGGACGGCTTTGAAGCCACGCGCCAGATCAAGGCACTGGCTGGAGAGGTGCTGGTGCCGGTTATCTTTCTGACCTCACTCAACCATGCCGATGCCTTGACCCGAACGCTTGAGGCGGGCGGGGATGACGTGCTGATCAAGCCGTACAATCCTTTGCTGCTGGCAGCCAAAATCACCGTGATGGACCGTCTGCGCCGCTTGCAGGAAACCGTCCTGCAACAGCGTGATCTGATCGCCCGGCACAATGAGTACCTGCTCAATGAACAGCGAGTGGCCAAGGCCGTGTTTGATCGGGTCGCGCATTCGGGCTGTCTGAGTGCGGGCAATATCCGTTATCGACAGTCGCCGTACGCCTTGTTCAATGGTGACTTGCTGCTGGCCGCTTACACGCCGTCGGGCGATACCCACGTGCTGCTGGCCGACTTCACTGGCCATGGTTTACCGGCGGCCATTGGTGCGATGCCGCTGTCGGAAGTGTTCTACAGCATGACGGCCAAGGGCTACGGCCTGGGCGAAATGCTGCGTGAAATGAATGCCAAGCTCAAACGTATCCTGCCCGTCGACATGTTCTGCTGTGCCACGCTGGTGTGCGTCAGTGCGGCGCGACGTAGCGTCGAGGTGTGGAGTGGCGGCATGCCCGATGGCTATCTGCAAGCAAGGGCTGCGGGGCAACGCATCACGCTGACCTCGCAACATTTGCCATTGGGGGTCTTGAAGGCCAAGGCGTTTGACCATTCGACGCAGGTCTTGCCGATGCTCCCCGGTGATCAATTGTTTTTACTCACCGATGGGGTCACAGAGACCAGCGGCCCGGATGACCAGTTGTTTGGCGTGGAACGGTTGCAGCGCGTGCTGGAGGCCAATCGCGAGCCGCAGCACTTGATCGACGAGGTAGAGCAAGCCCTGCGTGATTTTCAGGGCTGCACGCGCGATGACGTGAGCATGGTGCAGATCACCTCGCAACTGCCGGAGCATCCGGGCATGCCGGTCATGCTTTACACCGACAGCGGTCAATGCAGCCCGCTCGACTGGTCGGCCAGTTTTGAGTTTCGTGCCTCAACGCTGCAACAATTCAATCCGCTGCCTTATTTGCTGCACTTGCTGATGGAAGTCCACGGGCTGCGTGCGCAAGGGGCGGTGATTCATTCTGTCTTGTCCGAGCTGTACAGTAATGCGCTGGAGCATGGCGTACTGGGGCTCGATTCTCAGCTCAAGCGTGACGCCGAAGGTTTTACAAGATATTACCAATTGCGCAATCAGCGCTTGGCTAAGCTACAAAGTGGTTTCGTGCGTGTTTCGATGCAGGTGATGCCAGGCCCGAGGGGTGGGCGGCTGGCGCTTGACGTTGAAGACAGTGGCCAAGGCTTTGATGTCGCCAAGATGCTGGCCAGGCCGCTTGAGCGTGATCGTTTGTCGGGGCGCGGGCTAAATCTGGTACGCCAACTGTGCCCGGCAGCGCGTTGGTCCGACGAGGGTCGAAAGTCGACCGTAGAGTTTTCATGGGAGGCTCTGGCATAA
- a CDS encoding Hpt domain-containing protein yields the protein MSDIHMDEQVISSLREVMEGGFADLLDTFLSDSEERIDQLHNVQEVRDLTLVAHSFKGSSSNMGATRLALLCGQLEERAQKKQLADIKELVSEINDEYQMVRQLYRAERQRVIVSSYVPRN from the coding sequence GTGTCTGATATTCATATGGATGAGCAAGTCATCAGTTCGTTGCGCGAGGTGATGGAAGGGGGGTTTGCAGACCTGCTGGACACCTTTCTCTCAGATTCCGAAGAACGTATCGACCAATTGCACAATGTCCAGGAAGTCCGCGACCTGACTCTGGTTGCGCACAGCTTCAAAGGCAGCAGCAGCAACATGGGCGCCACCCGCCTGGCGTTGTTGTGCGGTCAGCTCGAAGAACGTGCGCAAAAGAAGCAGTTGGCGGACATCAAAGAGCTGGTCAGCGAAATTAATGATGAATATCAAATGGTCCGCCAACTTTATCGTGCTGAGCGCCAGCGGGTAATCGTTTCCAGTTACGTCCCGCGGAACTGA